Proteins from a single region of Engystomops pustulosus chromosome 5, aEngPut4.maternal, whole genome shotgun sequence:
- the ABRA gene encoding actin-binding Rho-activating protein, protein MAPNETTTMKPAQRVVKKIKTAALVSSLTRGWQQWASEHSTKQAQEPSGWVPGDGDLKSTLEEKPRSVIVTEPKTEATCPSEDVAETHIKTKAVTKSFSSKAQERGMDIGSLTEKYEKEPCTQIHSRYDDSMVDKLLQGQVSPTRRRKCSNLVSQLTKSWKHMENDGEEPEEVSRPLPKLAECRSESLETEDSGYGENEGETKTDLEKKPDLTGEDTARIKRATSSLSSKAVGELQSINKAYKRYSPVTNIKGKWEKWSGDHALNQKLNPFSDEFDHEYAMSLRLQKGDKGYGRPKEGTKTAERAMRAEAHIHREMKDLCFIISTMAKPGKDGKVRVTFGELFDRYVRISDKVVGILLRARKHGMVDFEGEMLWQGRDDHVIITLL, encoded by the exons ATGGCTCCTAATGAAACCACAACCATGAAACCTGCTCAAAGAGTGGTGAAGAAAATTAAAACTGCAGCGTTGGTCTCCAGTTTAACAAGAGGATGGCAGCAATGGGCGTCAGAGCATTCAACGAAGCAAGCTCAAGAACCTTCAGGTTGGGTTCCAGGTGATGGAGACCTCAAGTCAACCTTGGAGGAGAAGCCCAGGTCTGTGATCGTAACTGAGCCTAAAACAGAAGCCACGTGTCCCTCAGAAGATGTTGCCgagacacacataaaaaccaaagCTGTGACCAAAAGTTTTTCAAGCAAAGCTCAAGAAAGAGGAATGGACATTGGTTCCTTGACTGAGAAGTATGAGAAGGAACCCTGCACTCAAATACACAGCAGATATGATGACTCCATGGTTGATAAATTACTACAAGGTCAAGTGTCTCCAACCAGGAGAAGGAAATGCTCTAATCTGGTATCACAACTCACCAAAAGCTGGAAGCATATGGAAAACGATGGAGAGGAACCGGAGGAAGTGTCAAGGCCTTTACCAAAACTTGCCGAATGTCGGAGTGAAAGTCTGGAAACGGAAGACAGTGGATACGGAGAAAATGAGGGCGAGACGAAGACAGACCTGGAGAAGAAGCCGGACCTTACAGGAGAAGACACGGCCAGGATCAAGAGGGCAACGTCTTCGCT GAGCAGCAAGGCTGTAGGAGAACTCCAGAGCATCAACAAGGCCTACAAGAGATACAGCCCCGTGACCAACATCAAGGGGAAATGGGAGAAGTGGTCGGGGGACCATGCCCTGAACCAGAAGCTCAATCCCTTCAGTGATGAATTTGACCATGAATATGCCATGTCCCTACGGTTACAGAAGGGTGACAAGGGCTATGGACGTCCCAAGGAGGGAACCAAGACTGCCGAGAGGGCCATGAGGGCCGAGGCACACATACACCGGGAGATGAAGGACCTCTGCTTCATCATATCAACCATGGCTAAACCAGGGAAGGACGGGAAGGTCCGGGTCACCTTCGGAGAACTCTTTGATAGATATGTACGGATTTCGGATAAGGTGGTGGGAATCCTGCTGAGGGCCAGAAAACATGGAATGGTGGATTTCGAGGGGGAAATGTTGTGGCAGGGAAGAGATGATCATGTGATTATAACCCTGCTGTAG